A single genomic interval of Megalobrama amblycephala isolate DHTTF-2021 linkage group LG17, ASM1881202v1, whole genome shotgun sequence harbors:
- the tpgs1 gene encoding tubulin polyglutamylase complex subunit 1, which produces MAEKRRAGAVMSDSASAKCESDREFLSQAGVSALLRGALLKLVESRPEDPVGFLAEHFAHLSSEADDGGSEHQAVSRALWHLSLAHHSQRSAFNSNIRVAYELLTQCGRRQRGVGGVRGRLYTETLQCLCSEGGLSGTTAAPLLRRIQCHDFESVPFELFRQGVLTCSVFADYIRKSQCLYAAVASAPDRPAERTLCQAVLATLREALETADGADVARYLEASAKISPAKVAQAMAEAHPGKQQDGPIMDAQEFEDAAAALFIARVRMVT; this is translated from the exons ATGGCGGAGAAGCGTCGCGCGGGCGCAGTGATGTCGGACTCCGCGTCTGCCAAGTGTGAGAGCGACAGAGAGTTTCTGTCCCAGGCGGGGGTCAGCGCGCTGCTCAGGGGAGCTCTGCTCAAACTGGTCGAGTCCAGGCCGGAGGATCCCGTCGGTTTCCTCGCCGAACACTTCGCGCATCTGTCGTCGGAGGCTGATGACGGAGGATCGGAGCATCAGGCTGTGAGTCGCGCGCTCTGGCACCTGAGTCTGGCGCATCACTCACAGAG ATCAGCATTCAACAGCAACATCCGTGTGGCGTACGAGCTGCTGACTCAGTGCGGTCGGCGTCAGCGCGGTGTCGGAGGCGTCCGCGGGCGTCTGTACACGGAGACGCTCCAGTGCCTGTGCAGCGAGGGCGGTCTCTCCGGCACCACCGCCGCCCCGCTCCTGCGCCGCATCCAGTGCCACGACTTCGAGTCCGTGCCCTTCGAGCTCTTCCGGCAGGGCGTGCTGACCTGCTCCGTGTTCGCCGACTACATCCGGAAGTCCCAGTGTTTGTACGCGGCGGTGGCGAGCGCTCCGGACAGACCGGCCGAGAGGACGCTGTGCCAGGCGGTGCTCGCGACCCTCCGGGAGGCGCTGGAGACGGCGGACGGAGCGGACGTGGCGCGGTACCTGGAGGCCAGTGCCAAGATCTCTCCTGCTAAAGTGGCGCAGGCCATGGCGGAGGCTCATCCCGGGAAACAGCAGGACGGTCCCATCATGGACGCGCAGGAGTTTGAAGATGCCGCCGCGGCGCTCTTCATCGCTCGAGTGCGAATGGTGACCTGA